From the genome of Desmodus rotundus isolate HL8 chromosome 2, HLdesRot8A.1, whole genome shotgun sequence, one region includes:
- the HCLS1 gene encoding hematopoietic lineage cell-specific protein: MTENPNTELKQQLIFLLRSGSSQRRSQVWTRGAGSLEQTLALLEMWKSVVGHDVSVSVETQGDDWDTDPDFVNDISEKEQRWGAKTIEGSGRTEHINIHQLRNKVSEEHDMLKKKEMESGPKASHGYGGQFGVERDRMDKSAVGHEYVAEVEKHSSQTDSARGFGGKYGVEKDRADKSAVGFDYKGEVEKHTSQKDYSRGFGGRYGVEKDKWDKAALGYDYKGETEKHESQRDYAKGFGGQYGIQKDRVDKSAVGFNEMEAPTTAYKKTTPVEAASSGARGLKAKFESMAEEKKKQEEEKKAQQMARQQQERKALVKMSHEAQQPAATVEEPVVPAPLPKKISSEVWPPAGSCSSSEPEPLRTSREHPVSSLPSRPGAPEDDEEPPALPPRTLEGLQVVEEPVYEAEPEPEPENDYEDVEEMDRHEKDDEPEGDYEEVLEPENPSFSSSLAGASGCPAGAGISAVALYDYQGEGSDEISFDPDDVITDIEMVDEGWWRGRCHGRFGLFPANYVNLLQ, translated from the exons ATGACAGAAAACCCGAACACGGAACTGAAGCAGCAGCTCATTTTCTTGCTCAGAAGTGGCAGCAGCCAGAGAAGGAGCCAAGTGTGGACGCGAGGAGCGGGGAGCTTAGAGCAGACACTCGCACTGTTGGAG ATGTGGAAGTCTGTAGTCGGACACGATGTATCTGTTTCCGTGGAGACTCAGGGCGATGACTGGGACACAGACCCTGACTTTGTG AATGACATCTCGGAGAAGGAGCAACGGTGGGGAGCCAAGACCATCGAGGGCTCTGGACGCACAGAGCATATCAA CATCCACCAGCTTAGGAACAAAGTGTCGGAGGAGCATGATATGCTCAAGAAGAAGGAGATGGAGTCGGGGCCCAAAGCCTCCCATGGCTACGGTGGTCAGTTTGGTGTGGAAAGAGACCGAATGGACAAG AGTGCTGTGGGCCATGAGTATGTTGCTGAGGTAGAAAAGCACTCTTCTCAGACGGATTCTGCCAGAGGCTTTGGGGGCAAATATGGAGTTGAGAAGGACAGAGCAGACAAG TCGGCAGTTGGCTTTGATTACAAAGGAGAAGTGGAGAAACACACATCtcagaaag ATTATTCTCGTGGCTTTGGTGGCCGTTACGGGGTAGAGAAGGATAAATGGGACAAGGCAGCTCTGGGATATGACTacaaaggagaaacagagaaacatgaaTCCCAGAGAG ATTATGCCAAGGGTTTTGGTGGTCAGTATGGGATCCAGAAGGACCGAGTGGATAAG AGTGCTGTTGGCTTCAATGAAATGGAGGCCCCAACCACGGCTTATAAGAAGACGACACCTGTAGAGGCTG CTTCTAGTGGTGCCCGTGGACTGAAGGCAAAATTTGAGTCCATGGCTGAagagaagaagaagcaggaagaagaaaagaaggcacAGCAGATGGCCaggcagcaacaggagagaaAGGCCCTGGTGAAGATGAGCCATGAGGCTCAGCAAccagcagccactgtggaagagcCGGTGGTGCCAGCCCCGTTGCCTAAGAAAATCTCCTCAGAG GTCTGGCCTCCGGCAGGGAGCTGTTCATCATCAGAGCCTGAGCCTTTGAGAACCAGCAGGGAACACCCAGTGTCCTCCCTGCCCTCAAGGCCAGGAGCCCCAGAG GATGATGAGGAGCCCCCAGCTTTGCCCCCCAGGACTCTGGAAGGCCTCCAGGTGGTGGAAGAACCAGTGTATGAAGCAGAACCTGAGCCTGAGCCTGAGAATGACTATGAGGATGTTGAGGAGATGGACAGACATGAGAAAGATGATGAACCAGAAGGGGACTATGAGGAGGTGCTGGAGCCTGAGAatccctctttttcctcctctctggctG GAGCATCAGGCTGTCCGGCTGGGGCTGGGATCTCAGCTGTAGCGCTGTACGATTACCAAGGAG AGGGAAGTGATGAGATTTCCTTTGATCCAGATGACGTCATCACTGACATTGAGATGGTGGATGAGGGCTGGTGGCGGGGACGTTGCCATGGCCGCTTTGGACTCTTCCCTGCAAATTATGTCAACCTTCTCCAGTAA